The nucleotide window AATAATCGTAAGTTCAGTCAACTGTAAATTAAAGCAATTTTAATGATTATgtattgtttgaaaaaaaaaaaaatgaagaaattgtATTGACCACTGCGCCAGATAATTGGTGGGAGCTAGACGGCTTAACTTTACAAGGATCCTATCATCTGATTATCGATAAATTGTTTGATGCACTAACCAAACGAAACCTGAAAATAGCAGCACAGTCGGCCGTTCGTCTCAACCAAAAAGATTGCCTCATTTTATGGTTTCCATCTTCAGTTGATTATTTCAGCCTGGACGAATGGTTTGACGAAACGATTGAAACACTTATCGCCGAAGTTAAACTCAAGTAATCACGCAATCGTTTCGTAACTTCTacgttttgaaaatgtttctaTTTATTTGTTGTCGATTCAGGATTGTACTTgaggaagaaatggaagaagagcTTTCTGAAAAAACAGAAGGATTAGAATTGGCTGATACATCGGTAGATTCGGAGGTAAAGTCTGTCGATATCGAACTGAATAATGGAGAACCTGATTATCAACCTATAGAATTTCGCCTAATAATTGATCCCGATGAAAGAGACGATTTGGTCAAACGTTTGGAAAAGGAATTGAAAGATAGTGTAGAATCTGAAAGTCTCAGAATGAAAGAAGATGATGATAAAGTTGTCGAAAGTGTTTGATCGTAGCGAGAGTCATTGCTACTTTGAGCTAACTTTTAAGTAAATCCAGCTGTGGAGAAAACATTTTTACATAGTGGCTTTCCTTTACGATTTGGGAATCGAATATCTAGATGGACAATTTGCAAAAACCAAATTGTCTTAAGAAAATTGCATTTGGGAAAGATATCATGCAATGATTTGCGACTGTAAAGTCATATCAAATCCTTCCAAAATATGCTATACCTTCCTGAAAATTTCACTGGAGTGTAAGATGGTAAAAAACTTAGAATACACGTGTCGTAACCGCAACATGCAATGGCTAAGTTTTGCTACGCAATGCTAAGTAACAACACGCTGCGACCTTCACTGCCCTATTAAATATTTCAATGCTGTTTGGTATTCATTTGGCATTCTTCCTCGCCCAAGTGGCATGTTAACGATATCATAAACATGACGACACAAATTCAGCACTGAAGTAATTTAATAGTTAGCACACGGTGAAGTGTTGAAACAACAtcgtcattaaaaaaaatttttgagttgcagagaaaaaacgaaagtAAACAAGAATTCTCTGTGAAAATCTTGCCAAATCGTAAAAGTAGCAATTGCTAACATCCAGGTAGAGTGAGCTTCTTTGGCGACCGTAgaatatttttccatttgatgTTCCATCGTCATGTCACGAATGCATCAGAGAAAACTTTCCTTTACTGCATTCCCGTCGCAGACTTTACTTTGCATTTGGAAGGTGGTCGATGTGGTGTAGGTGTAGAGCATGGACTTGCATATCTGAAATGTAATCAACCCGTCACGCAGAAGTAAACTGGGCAAGTACGTGGCCGCAAGTAGACGTCGTTACCTCGAACTTTCCGCCTTTTTGCTGTTCTTGCAATAAATGGATTtaaccttctcttttttttaagaacacGGTGGACTACTTAACAGAAAACTCCAAACCCAGAGAAATACATCGTAGTCAGCTGTGGTAAACTTGAAAGAATACGAGTAGTGAAGAACGACTCCCATTTCTGGCGAGTTTAGAGCAGATATGTGCCAGCTTGCCCAAGTATAAGCATCAGATTATAAACTATGTTAGTGGTTAAACGGGCGTTACTGAAACATACTTTCAGAAATTTTTAGAAGCCTTATAACCTTTATTTACAACAGTTTATTTTAGCAACAAGGcaaatcttgttaaccataCAACACGAGCATAACAATTTTGCCCCACAGATTCCGGGGTTAGATTTATTGAATCGTTCTGAATATTGTAATAAAGTGTAGGTAAATGTAAGTGTAAATGACGTCCTTGGTTAAGGTTACAAAATaaatcttcttttcctttttattttatgcttTGAAATGCTTTCGTCCTTTGTTTTTGTCTGTGGAATTGCCACATCTTATGGATAGGATTAGGTCAGATATAAATCCCTGAGAGTCCATGGTTTATTTGTCTTTCTTGGGGATCCAGCCGTGCTGTGATTGGCTGGAAATCGGAGAAAGTTTTTGCGTATgggattttcatttttcatatccattctttttttattcgattcgtTACATAAAACTACGTTGTCTAGGCTATTTTTTATTGCGAAAGATTTCTTTgtaaattttgtattttttttttagctaaatACGTTGAGGGCGGATTtcgtttgtcatttttttttcaaactgttGTTATGGCAACAGATTTTTTCCATGCAGCGCCACAGTAAATCTCGAACAccgacacccagtggcgttaATCAATTTGAAATCTGTTATTAAGTCTTGAACTGTATGAGAGTACAAAagcacattttaaaaaattcttttataaCATAAACGCGTGTTATTAATCAAAATtaacaaatcaaaagaaaaaaattttgtttttcgtctAAGACTCAATTCTATCATTTGGCAACTTTTAACCTGAGGCTCTTTGCTCTTTAGCTTTGCACCTTTTCTTCACATGCCTCCACCGTATTAGTTAACTGAAGAATCACCATCACATAGTGTGCGTAGTAGACCGATTATGGAATTAGAGAACATTTTGGACAATTCTTACTTTCATCATCTTAATTATTTTAGTCAAATTACTCTGGACACTAGAGGTAGTTGTGGAAATTTTGACAGATGAATTGTGACAGTTCTATTTCCAAAAATCACTGTATCCCTTTAGCATGGTATAATAGGTTAGAAGGTACCTCCACTGGGCCCTTCCCGGTTGGGCCCGATTTCAGGACGTTGGGTGGCGCTAGTTGCCAGAGTAGGCCGACTTTACATGGGAGAGATAGGGAATATGATCGTATTTTCAATTCTGTTAAgtaggaaataaaatttttacaataatttattttttttattttttgaaatatttttagcCACATAGTTCACTTTTTAATATAAAGATATgttaaatacaatatttttaaaaaatttatatggGTTCGCTTTGCGGTTTTCCAGCAACAGCTGGTTTGCTAGAGTTCGCGGGGGGTATAAAAAGgataaaggggaaaaaaattctgtcaaCGAGCAGAAACCATGACAACCAAGCAGAAGAACTATGTTGGCCGTCATTTTCTCAATttacgtttgtttttattttgtgaaaACCACATCGATGAAATATCGGTAATTATAATCAAACAACTAGGTTTTAACACATTTTGAACAAGTTTTATTGCTTGAATCGTTTCTTAGTTACAACTTTAGATTAGTCAGTAAGAATGGCAGTAcggtaaaagtaaaaaaggaaaagagactAAGAAATCACTTTTGCTTGTTTTCGCAGTGATTTTGACTTTGATTGTTGATTGAATTCCTTAACCCACTTTTTAGTTTCCAAATGATTTCTGATGATTAAATACTCTAAAACTAATTTACCGACAAGTTCCTTCCGGTGTGTGTCGCAGCAAATGGTGGgattgaatttattttccttcaccaGCACACCCAGAGTTTCCATCGATCTCTCAAACCAGTCCAGGATGTTCAGTTTCCCTAAGTCAACCTGTTTAATAGAGCAAAGTTAATTTTAGCTGTTGTATGAGAAGGTGTGTAAGAATTTATGATTTCATCAATAATAAACTTAGTATGCAATagttttgaaatgttttttcctaaaaacaaaaagtaccTCTGCCCGGTAAGCTTCTTCAACTATGATGAACAAGTCGAACATTTCTTTGGTGCAGTACTTCAGACCACCGCGATCCTTTCTGTTTGTCGCAATTGCTTCAGAAAAATCAGGGGGAAGCGATTACAAAGACGTTTCGAGGGTATTTAGGCAATCTTCACATTTCAATAAATACTTCCTAGAGTGCAATAAGTACCCACATAGGTTATACACCAtgtgtctttttattttgcgtatcaacaatatttttttaaatttaaaaacagtcTTTCACTAGCAaaaacacttaaaaaaaatttggcgcACTTTTTTTCTAATGACAGCCATTTGTCTGCTTGGTTGCCATGGTTTCTGCTCGttgacagaatttttttcctttatccTTTTTAAACCCCCCGCGAACTCTAGCAAACCAGCTGTTGCTGGAAAACCGCAAAGCGAAcacatataaattttttaaaaatattgtatttaacATATCTTTATATTAAAAAGTGAACTATGTGGCTAAAagtatttcaaaaaataaaaaaaataaattattgtaaaaattttatttcctacTTAACAGAATTGAAAATACGTTCATATTCCCTATCTCTCCCATGTAAAGTCGGCCTACTCTGGCAACTAGCGCCACCCAACGTCCTGAAATCGGGGCCACATCGGGATAGGAGACTCCTCTCAGAGTTGAGGTACCTTCTAACCTATTATACCATGCCTTTAGTGTGTTTCTCTTTGGGCCACACTTTATTATTGTCATCTTTTATCAGTTATTACATCATGCTTATCAAGTAGgcaattttatttcttattattaGGGACAAATTCCTCATCATCTTCTAGTCATGGGGAATGGAGTACGGTAtggatagaaaaatttttggtacatgttttgttcttttttcaataCAATAAGTCTGTCTttccaaaaatgaaaggaaTCAAAGAAAATAGGTCAGTAAATTTGACATGTTTTTCCAGAATAGTTGTACttaatctttgtttttttcaggagTTGAACCAGTTGAAATTCCTGAATAAAGTTCCAACTTATTTCTAACGGATCCACTGTTATCCAAACATGAACATTCTTACATGTACAATGCTTACAAAGAAAATGCTTGGGTGAGCAAATGGTAGTTTACAGGCTGTAGACCATTCCATGCACTACTATTTGAAGAGGTTTGAGATAGGAACCCATTTCATTGTTCAGAAGTAAGTCTTCTAGTGATGATCCTTTGGCAGCATAACAGTTTCTACAAAAAAAGTGGCTGCACGACTGAGATGTAACTCTGGCTACTGAAGAATATACCACAAGTATGTCATAATTATCTCCTTTATTTTCCTCTTCCTTGGACAAAGAGTAGCATAAATGGAATACAAATTTGGAGGTGACATTTGCTGGCAATTTACTTTTATAAGTTCTCAAAGTTCGAGAAAATGTCCATCTAACTCCTTTGGTTTATATTTGTTCGCGGTAAGCTTAAAAGAAACTAAAACATCCAACATATGTATGTAACGTTCTTTTCCTTTCCAGATGGCATTGCTAAAAATACGAGCCGCCAAAAGAATTTGTGCCACTTCCAACAATATTTTCGCCAGGAAAACGAAGAGATAAAACTAGTTGCTGAACGCAAGAGTGCTATACGCTCTCTCGATTCACAAGTACCACAAATAAGGGCAAGTTAGTTAGGGTCAAAAACTGCTTAGAATGTCAATAGCAGGATTTCTCTGAGTGTTTTGAAGTGAAGTGAAAATTTataacgcatttttttttctaattcatgtgtttttttgttttacagatTAATGTTCATAATGAATTTGAAGAGGATTCCCACTGATGCCAATCATATCAGGAATAATAAAGATGGGAGGCATGGCTGTTAATTACCATAATTTGCTAATCTTCTACTACGTCGTGGTATTTCTTGTAAACAAATtaaagtgcatatctgggctcccttcttttctgtggccccgtttccccttgacttgtgataagCCCGTAGTGGGTCATGCcgctactgtgatcagcagagaaggttgtgagtgcgctgtccggaaaggggacgtgggggtccccATGGTTCTgtgatatcattggagggctgtggggctacccacaaatccgaattaacggttaatcgctcacgttaAAACTTGTCCTTCGAATTCATCACTCTtctcttcttccggcttctcttagccacgccccgggtaatctccccgggggtCCAATTGAGGCAGTGTTTACCTGCACTGGTTTCTGGTATGCACGTAAAATATGTGgagaattttaaataaaattgtcTTCAACAAATCAGATATAtaattattattgtattcatctttggtttttatttcaattgtAAAGATTTCGTTTTACCTAGAATAAAACTGGACTATTTTATAAATAAGTATGCACTGTTTGAAACTGAAATCTTTCATGCAGGAGTTCATCAATTATCGTCACTTGCATGGGAATCGAACCCAAGACCTTTAGCTTAGATATCCAatgctctaccattgagctatgaCTGATATAATGAAGAGTCTTCAGTCTTCAACACATTAACCTAACTGTGCACGAGTGTTGGGAATATTCTAATTGTCAACGAAAGAAGGGAATTTATACGCCAATTTCATTTTAATACATCATTTTACCTCTGTTGGGAATTGAACCCAAGAGTCCCGGGACAATATGACGATATTTTAATAATAATGTATAGTTATAATAATACAACAGCACTTTTTGACACTAAAGCCCCGTGGAATCCACAGggcaatagattttacctAGATTTATTTAAGAAATTAATGATAAGGCTTAATTGCAACACGCTGTTCATAAATGAACAAGTGTTGTCAAAATTGTCCAAAGCAACCTTTTAATGATGCTCCGCCGGTGCCTTGGTCACAACCTGTATCTAAAAGATATGTTACATTTTCTAATGTATTCTTAAAacgagaaacgaaaaaaaagctTGACGTACACTTCAACAGCGAGTCTGCTTTTCCTGGGTTGTTTCAAGCGAGGAACCATGTTTCCATGGCTCCCATCTTAGATGTGCACTAATGACGACTTGAGCGACATTATACGGCGGGCTACCGCACATCGTATTTCATCAGCGAAAACCACAAAGGGAAGACATTGGGCTAAATTCACTTTGCTAGTCTACATGAAAGGCCTCTCATCAAGGCGTAAGATACTGATCCAGAAACGGAAACTGTTAGAAAGGAATTTCAAGTGCGGCAGAAACGGGACAGTAAAAACAAGAAAGCGGAAACGTACAAGGCAAAAGAAGACAAAGACAAACAGAGCGAAGAATTCTAGTCTAAAAGGATGAAAATACCTCTCGGTTGTTTAAGTTCTTGCAAGAAGAGCAGTTTTGTAACACAGCCTGACCATCAACCCCTTGAAGAGTTCTGAACGTCTCGAGTTGCTTCAGAGATATACCTACGGGCTCTTTTAAGATGATCCATGTTACAACTTCGTTGTAGGGAGGTGTTGTCAGCGATCCAAAATAGGTAAAGAAACAATTAAGAGTTTCAGGGTCAGGAAGGAATAATTCGAGTGGAGAAGGCACAGGAAGATCTTTAGAATGACCTTTAAATAGATGGCATCCTTGAAGCACAGGGCGCAGAGTGGCATTCTCAGTTTCTTGAACCTACATATAAAGTTTAACCAGCATTTGTGTACCTCGTTAGCATTAGCTAAAAAACTGAAATTTAGCCGTTGTATATCTCTCTAAGTGAAAGTGCCTACCTTTAGCATTACAGCTACGACAGCTAATCCATTACGATGGTTCTTTGCTTCTTGGAGGGAGTCAAAAACCTGATTCTGGTGAACAATGTGCATTTCTGCCACAAATTTCGCGCCGTCTACGGTATGCTCACTTCCTTCTGCATCACATCCCCAGTGGAAATGAAGTTGAAGAAATTTATATCGGCCATCAAGGGATCCACCCGTTATGTAAGGTACAGAATTGGATTTTTTACCATCAACCGAGAGTTTCACTAGACATAAATAAAATGGTGCATATGAAGTATTGAGAAAAGGTGATACAAGATCATTGATACGTACCGGAATGGCCATCATTATGCAGCACTAGAGAGACGTTGGAATCGTAGCCCCAGAATTGAAGTTCAGGGAATTTAGTACGAACAGCATTTTGTGAAATAATTTCTATTGGTGACAGGTCACGCCCCTCAGTTGCCGCCATGGCACCATCTGCCAATGCTGCATGAAACAGCACTGTCATCTCGGAAGATGAAGCCTAAAAAGCATGTATACCTTAGGTGAATGCTGTTTcataaaacatatttttttaaaaggaattCTTACTATGGCTGTAGATGGACGGGTTATGGCGTGACCGACTCGCAGGTTGAATTTTCCAAATATTGCATTGTTCATTGAGGCGATGGCAGCACACGTTGATTCGTCGGAGTCATATTCCATGAAAGCGTATCCCTCGATATTCTCTGGGTTGGATCCCCGAATTAACTGACAGGATCTAATCGTGCCAAATGCACTAAAAACACTATTCCAAAAAATGTGTGAGAGACATCCTGACAGCATTGCTTTTAGGATTAGGTATTCTTCCCACGCAATTAAGGATATAAAATCAAGGAAGTTCAATCGAACGATCGTAAATCATTCAATAGAAAATACCTTCGTAAATCTGCTTCTGTCTTATCAGGATCCACTGAGGCGATATAAATACGATTCCATTGCTTCGATTCTTGGATCATCCGATTATTTGCTGGCTCTAGATATAGAGCATTGTCTGGCCGCTCCACCTGTGAAAAAATAATGTGTATCAGGCATTTTTTTGGTGGCCTTCCCTCTGATGGCCCTTCGCGAATGTTCACTTAAGATCATTTTGAACGCACCGCTAATTTTCCTTCTTCATCCACTACGCTATTCAACTGTTCGATAGCCAATTGCGCGGCATCAAGGAGTTCAAACTGAACGTAGGCCAACCGATTGGACCGTAGAGTGATTGTTTCAATATGGCCAAAAGGACGGAAAATCTGCCGAATTTCAGCTTCACTCGGCACACCTTTGAATCCACTAACGTGCAACCTTTCTCATGTGAATGAATGTATGGCATTAAAATCTttaacaaattttcaaatgtaTATCATTTACCTTCTAAAAATAGCCTGCACTGGGAGGCCCTGAAAATAATTGAGGGTTAATAAGTTATATTGATATAGATTGAATTGACTGAAACAAAATATCTTACTCACCTCATATTGTGGGGTTAGGATTTGTGTCTCTGAAAGAGAATAACacataaattttaaaatgtgaaaCAAAAGATGTTAAATATGTTTGTGGCTTGACATAAAAGGAACACAAGTTATAATGCAAATAATCCACCATTTCAAGCCTCAGACTGATCAATTCATGtactatttttaaaatttaattacatATTATTAGTTGAGTATATATTTTACATTACATATATATTTAATGATATCTTAGTATTGAGCAACAAATTTTGGTATTACACATGGACTAGTAGTAGTAGTAATCAGTAAATATCAAAGAATAAGCATCCCTACAGAAAAGAGTAAACACTATTCATACCAGTGGCCTCTTGAAGAAGATCTGGAGTGGTTTCAGCTTCATTATCTGGAGCAGATTGTGATTGCTTGGCACCTAAATCCAATTTagcctatttaaaaaaatcccaaAAAAGCTCAATTTCAGTTAAAACGCATTTCGATAAATGACCAGTGAATGAGATATTGAACACGTGAGAAAATGAATACGTTGAccatttttacctttttgtgTTGACGAGGCATTTTCAGGTCCGATGCTTTAAGtcaaagacaaaagaagaagatatttTCAATTAAAGCTGATGTAAAAACACTTTAAGTGTTATCATGACACCGGCAAGCTAGTTTGGAAATGACACCAACGATGGAACATGGAAGTGTTCGGTGTTGCCACACTGTAACAACTATAACTAGAATAGAATTATGATTATGAATTCATGAATCACGAGTTTTGTTGCATTTGGCAGATTTGTCAATTCATATTTCGCATATTGAATCAT belongs to Daphnia magna isolate NIES linkage group LG1, ASM2063170v1.1, whole genome shotgun sequence and includes:
- the LOC116934060 gene encoding thioredoxin domain-containing protein 3 isoform X2 — protein: MAEWERKVDHLIWQIEVASDEKWEELIKLQGLVVVDVYSEWCGPCTAMANYLKEIKLLLGDDLLHCALAKADNISRLAKFRGRSEPTWLFLAGGEPVVLIRGANAPLIRKTLLKELQIEKEVLEGTRQRASLSWDSFDLPVFKADTEKNNQIVLTTAPDNWWELDGLTLQGSYHLIIDKLFDALTKRNLKIAAQSAVRLNQKDCLILWFPSSVDYFSLDEWFDETIETLIAEVKLKIVLEEEMEEELSEKTEGLELADTSVDSEVKSVDIELNNGEPDYQPIEFRLIIDPDERDDLVKRLEKELKDSVESESLRMKEDDDKVVESV
- the LOC116934060 gene encoding thioredoxin domain-containing protein 3 isoform X1 encodes the protein MADMSLFVPKKMAEWERKVDHLIWQIEVASDEKWEELIKLQGLVVVDVYSEWCGPCTAMANYLKEIKLLLGDDLLHCALAKADNISRLAKFRGRSEPTWLFLAGGEPVVLIRGANAPLIRKTLLKELQIEKEVLEGTRQRASLSWDSFDLPVFKADTEKNNQIVLTTAPDNWWELDGLTLQGSYHLIIDKLFDALTKRNLKIAAQSAVRLNQKDCLILWFPSSVDYFSLDEWFDETIETLIAEVKLKIVLEEEMEEELSEKTEGLELADTSVDSEVKSVDIELNNGEPDYQPIEFRLIIDPDERDDLVKRLEKELKDSVESESLRMKEDDDKVVESV
- the LOC116919181 gene encoding uncharacterized protein LOC116919181 isoform X2, encoding MPRQHKKAKLDLGAKQSQSAPDNEAETTPDLLQEATETQILTPQYEGLPVQAIFRRLHVSGFKGVPSEAEIRQIFRPFGHIETITLRSNRLAYVQFELLDAAQLAIEQLNSVVDEEGKLAVERPDNALYLEPANNRMIQESKQWNRIYIASVDPDKTEADLRSVFSAFGTIRSCQLIRGSNPENIEGYAFMEYDSDESTCAAIASMNNAIFGKFNLRVGHAITRPSTAIASSSEMTVLFHAALADGAMAATEGRDLSPIEIISQNAVRTKFPELQFWGYDSNVSLVLHNDGHSVKLSVDGKKSNSVPYITGGSLDGRYKFLQLHFHWGCDAEGSEHTVDGAKFVAEMHIVHQNQVFDSLQEAKNHRNGLAVVAVMLKVQETENATLRPVLQGCHLFKGHSKDLPVPSPLELFLPDPETLNCFFTYFGSLTTPPYNEVVTWIILKEPVGISLKQLETFRTLQGVDGQAVLQNCSSCKNLNNREYLTP
- the LOC116919181 gene encoding uncharacterized protein LOC116919181 isoform X1 → MPRQHKKAKLDLGAKQSQSAPDNEAETTPDLLQEATETQILTPQYEGLPVQAIFRRLHVSGFKGVPSEAEIRQIFRPFGHIETITLRSNRLAYVQFELLDAAQLAIEQLNSVVDEEGKLAVERPDNALYLEPANNRMIQESKQWNRIYIASVDPDKTEADLRSVFSAFGTIRSCQLIRGSNPENIEGYAFMEYDSDESTCAAIASMNNAIFGKFNLRVGHAITRPSTAIASSSEMTVLFHAALADGAMAATEGRDLSPIEIISQNAVRTKFPELQFWGYDSNVSLVLHNDGHSVKLSVDGKKSNSVPYITGGSLDGRYKFLQLHFHWGCDAEGSEHTVDGAKFVAEMHIVHQNQVFDSLQEAKNHRNGLAVVAVMLKVQETENATLRPVLQGCHLFKGHSKDLPVPSPLELFLPDPETLNCFFTYFGSLTTPPYNEVVTWIILKEPVGISLKQLETFRTLQGVDGQAVLQNCSSCKNLNNREVFSSF